From a single Mycolicibacterium moriokaense genomic region:
- a CDS encoding polyketide cyclase: MSDAITLPEAQEFIAGFWYHYDQGHFDELALRIGDEMEYLSRSESGACPFEELLAAELHGGAETLAWLTQHRNENPYPLRHHATNIFRTGVDGPVTNVRFYLFVNQVTNALPFAVSSGVVDVGIRPADHGLVFTSMKVILDAEDSVPLADYRSAASAAGS; this comes from the coding sequence ATGAGCGACGCGATCACGCTGCCCGAGGCACAGGAGTTCATCGCCGGCTTCTGGTACCACTACGACCAGGGACATTTCGACGAGTTGGCGCTACGCATCGGCGATGAGATGGAATACCTCAGCCGATCCGAGTCCGGTGCCTGCCCGTTCGAGGAACTGCTGGCGGCCGAGCTGCATGGCGGCGCCGAAACTCTGGCGTGGCTGACCCAGCACCGCAACGAGAACCCCTACCCGCTGCGCCATCATGCGACGAACATATTCCGGACCGGGGTCGACGGCCCCGTGACCAACGTCCGCTTCTACCTGTTCGTCAACCAGGTCACCAACGCGTTGCCGTTCGCCGTATCCAGCGGTGTCGTCGACGTCGGCATCCGCCCAGCCGACCACGGCCTCGTATTCACGTCGATGAAAGTCATTCTCGACGCTGAGGATTCGGTGCCGCTGGCGGACTACCGCAGCGCGGCCTCCGCGGCCGGCTCCTAA
- a CDS encoding SDR family NAD(P)-dependent oxidoreductase has product MSARDTFGGGVAVITGAGAGIGAGLARYAAGLGMTVVLVDVDAAAVTRLRDELGGTGANAVAVECDVREPDSMQALAERTYRDHGPVRLLVNNAGVEQFGYLWDTPVENWKRLVDINVSGVFYGVRAFLPPMIAAGEPAWVWNLSSIGGVAAVPLQTPYIMSKHAVLALTECLRLEVELAGHDHIHVQAVLPGAVASNIFESAGGVDTGDVAAAESQRSAMLDIKADAMDPVAAAEVVFDQAAEGRFYLLTQPEYVGSAMAERAEILASQRPPALRKGRRFDPSRQ; this is encoded by the coding sequence ATGTCCGCTCGCGACACCTTCGGCGGCGGTGTTGCCGTCATCACCGGCGCGGGTGCAGGCATCGGTGCGGGTCTGGCGCGCTACGCCGCCGGGCTGGGAATGACGGTCGTCCTCGTCGATGTCGACGCCGCCGCGGTCACCCGACTGCGGGACGAGCTCGGGGGCACTGGGGCCAATGCCGTCGCCGTGGAGTGCGATGTGCGCGAGCCTGATTCGATGCAGGCGCTGGCCGAGCGCACCTACCGCGACCACGGTCCGGTCCGGTTGCTGGTCAACAATGCCGGTGTCGAGCAGTTCGGGTATCTGTGGGACACCCCGGTCGAGAACTGGAAACGGCTGGTCGACATCAACGTCAGTGGCGTCTTCTACGGCGTGCGGGCGTTCCTCCCGCCGATGATCGCGGCCGGGGAACCGGCGTGGGTGTGGAACCTGTCGTCCATCGGCGGCGTCGCCGCCGTGCCCCTGCAGACGCCCTACATCATGAGCAAGCACGCGGTGTTGGCACTCACCGAGTGTCTGCGACTCGAGGTCGAACTGGCCGGCCACGATCACATCCACGTGCAGGCGGTGCTGCCGGGAGCCGTGGCGTCCAACATCTTCGAGTCCGCCGGCGGTGTCGATACCGGCGACGTCGCCGCGGCGGAGTCGCAGCGCAGCGCGATGCTTGACATCAAGGCCGACGCGATGGATCCCGTCGCCGCCGCGGAAGTGGTATTCGATCAGGCCGCGGAGGGACGCTTCTACCTGCTGACCCAACCGGAGTATGTCGGCTCCGCGATGGCCGAACGCGCAGAAATCCTTGCCTCCCAACGGCCACCGGCACTACGCAAGGGCCGTCGCTTCGACCCGTCGCGCCAATGA